CGGTCTCGGAAAAGCGCTCCAGGGCCCGACCCAGCACGCCCAGCTCGTCGTTCGGCACCGGGACCTGCGCGCGCCTGCCCTTTTCCAGGTTCTCCACCGCGGCGACCATGCCGCGCACCGGCGCGAGAAAAGCCTTGGTCATCCACCCCGCCACCAGCGCGGCGGCAAGGCCGCCCAGGAGCAGGGCCAGGGCGAGGTTGGCCAGGGTGCGGCGCACTCCGTCCAGTGCGACGTTTTCGTACACACCGAGCCAGAGGCTGCCCGCCTGCCCCCCGAGCAGTTCCACCTGCCGCTGGCGCACCGGCCCGGCTTCGCTGGCGATCCGTTCCCGCTGACCCAGATCGAGGAGCGCGTCCGGGAAACCCCCGTCGAAGGTGTGGGTGAGCAGGTCGCCGCCGGGGCTCAGCAGATAGGCGTAGGCCAGGTCGGGGTGCTGCTGCTGGGCGCGCTTGAGGATGCGCCGCACTGTGTAGAGGTCGTTCATCAGCACGTAGTCGGTGAGCTCGCCGGCCAGGCTCTTCGACAGACCCTCGATGCGTGCGTCGAGCGCGTGGTTCGCCTGATCGTTGAGGATGACGTAGGCGGAAAGCCACAGGCCGCCCCCCACGATGGCAAAGGTGACCGCGACGATCCCCAGCAGTTTCGCGCGCAGGCTGACGCTACGGCGCGGCATGCGGCTCCTCCAGGAACTGCGTCCAGACCCGCCGGTAGGGCGCCGAGTCCGTAGGGGTGAACCGGGCAATGTGCAGGGGGCTCAGCAGGCTTTTGTCGAGCGAGGTGAGGGCTGCGAGCAGGTCGTTTACCTGCGCCTGGGGCAGCCCGGAGCGCACGACCAGGGGCGGGGGCGGATCCTCGGGGCTCTCCCAGAGCACCCGCAGCTCGCGCTCCAGCCCGGGGTCGTCCTTAAGCAGGCCGAAGTACACGATCCCGTCGACCGCCGCGGCGTCGACGAACCCGTCGAGCAGCGCGCGTATGGAGCGGTCGTGCGAATAGGTGAAGACGGTTTGCGAGAAGAAGGTTCGGGCGTCCACCCCCCGGTTCCGGAAGTAGCGCTGCGGCCAAGCGAAGCCGGTGTTGGAAAGCGGGTCCACGAAGGCGAAGCGGCGGTTCGCCAGGTCCTCGAGCCCCCGCACCTGCATGTCGGCGCGGGTGAGGATTACCGAGCGGTAGGGGGCGTACTCGTAGGGAACCCCGGCGGCGACGGCGCGCAGGTAGCCTTCGGAAACGCCTTTCCCCGCCGCCAGGGTGCAGAGGAAGCCCACCTGCGCCGTGCCTTCCCGCAACAGCTCGAGCACGTCGGCGTAGGTGCGGCGCTGCAGCACCACCACGTCGCGCCCCAGCTTTTCGGCCAGCGCCGCAGCGAGGCGGCGGTAGGGTTCCGAAGCCCGGGGCGAGAGCATCCCGGCCACCGCCACGACCAGCGCTTCGCCGCTGTCCGGGACGCGCACCTCGGGAACGGTGGGGTCGAGCTCCCCCAGCCGGACGCTGGGGAGTTGAGGCGAACACCCCGCCAGGACCAGCAGGAAGAGAACGGCGATTCGACGCATCTTTCCCCTATCCTAGCCGACCCGTGGAATCGTCGCCGGGAGGGACGTCCTGCCGCGTTGTGGGAGTTTGAACCACAAATCGGCCGGGACAAACCTCCCCGGCAACGTGGGAGGCCGACGGACCCGCAAGGCCGCGACCCCCCCCTAGGGTGAGGGCAAGAAAGGGGGAAAGCTATGGCCAACCACGAGGACCGACGCGACTTTTTGGAGAAGGTGGCCTCTGCCGTCTTCGCCGGCATGGTGCTTGGCGGGGCGAAGGTCGAGGCGCAGGCCCCCGCAGGCGGCGTCGAACCCACGCCGCCGCCGCCCTTCAAGATCAGTTCGGAGGCCCAGGAGGACGTGCTGCTGCGCATGCAGCGCGACCTGCAGCGGGCGTTAACGAAACCGATCGAGGAGCGCAGGTGGGGCATGGTCATCGACACCCGCAAGTGCGTGGGCTGCCACGCCTGCACCGTAGGGTGCGTGATGGAGAACAAGCTCCCGCCCGGCGTGGTTTACCGCCCCGTCATCGACATGGAGGTCGGCGAGTATCCGAACGTGGACCGTAAGTTCCTGCCGCGGCCCTGCATGCAGTGCGACAAGCCGCCGTGCGTGCCCGTATGTCCGGTGGGGGCGACCTGGAAGCGCAAGGACGGCATCGTCGAGATCGACTACGACGCCTGCATCGGCTGCCGTTACTGCATCACCGCTTGCCCCTACAGCGCCCGCACCTTCGACTTCGGCGAGAACTGGACCGACGCGGCCGCCGCCGGGAAGGACGGTCCGCTGGCGCTGGAGACGGGCCGCATCTACGAGGAGCTGCCCAACTTCGAATACGGAGAGACCTGGGAGCGCGGCGAGGGCATCATCCCGCAAAGCCCGGTGGGCAACGCCCGTAAGTGCACCTTCTGCATTCACCGCGTCGAGAAGGGCGTGCTGCCCATGTGCGTGACCACCTGCATCGGCCGCGCCACCTTCTTTGGCGACTTCAACGATCCCGAATCGCTGGTTTCCGAGCTGATCGCGCGCAACAACGCCGTGCGGCTCAAAGAAGAGCTGGGTACGGAGCCCAAGGTCTACTACCTGGTCTAGAGGAGGCGGTCATGGTACAGAAGAAATACCCTTACGGATGGTTGTCGGTGGTGGGCTGGGTAGCCTGGCTGGCCCTGGCCGTGTTCGGCGGGTGGGGCCTGATCGATCGGTTCCTCTACGGCCACCGGCTGGCGGACTACAGCTCGTACGTGCCCTGGGGGCACTGGGTGGCGGCCTACATCTACTTCATCGGGCTTTCCGCCGGCGCCTTCCTGCTTTCCAGCCTGGTCTACGTCTTCGGGGTGCGGCAGCTCGAGCGCATCGCCAAGCTCTCGCTGTTCACGGCGATCGTCACCCTGCTGATGGCGCTGGTCACGATCTGGTTCGACCTGGGGCACCTCGAACGCTTCTTCTACGTCTTCACCCGCCCCAACTTCCACTCCATGATGGCCTGGATGGTCTGGTTGTACACGGCCTACTTCATCCTGCTGGTCGTCGAGCTCTACTACGCGATCCGGAAGGACGCCGTCAGCGACGCTGCGCTGAAGGCGCGCTACCAGCGTTACCTCACCTGGCTGGGCGGGATCGGCATTCCGCTGGCGGTCGCGTTCCACGGCGGGGTCGGCGCCCTCTTCGCCACCGTCATCGCCCGCGACCTCTGGCATACCCCGATCTACCCCATTCTTTTCCTCACCGGCGCGCTGCTCTCCGGCGGGGCGTTGATGACCGTGGTGGTCGCGTACTTCTGGCCTAACCGCTCCCCCGCCTGGCG
This genomic stretch from Oceanithermus desulfurans harbors:
- the nrfD gene encoding NrfD/PsrC family molybdoenzyme membrane anchor subunit gives rise to the protein MVQKKYPYGWLSVVGWVAWLALAVFGGWGLIDRFLYGHRLADYSSYVPWGHWVAAYIYFIGLSAGAFLLSSLVYVFGVRQLERIAKLSLFTAIVTLLMALVTIWFDLGHLERFFYVFTRPNFHSMMAWMVWLYTAYFILLVVELYYAIRKDAVSDAALKARYQRYLTWLGGIGIPLAVAFHGGVGALFATVIARDLWHTPIYPILFLTGALLSGGALMTVVVAYFWPNRSPAWRETVSYLGKVVLGLLLLDALLEWAEYSIPMWYGIGAEYDKLMYVLFGPFWWNFWIVHVLLGVLIPLVLLVWYRKPLGIALASLLITVTFFAVRLNLVIPGLVFPELRGLERSYTDPIPPVNRLSFDYLPSVFEWQIFFGVIAMGIALFYIGYRWLPLVTDKEVA
- a CDS encoding 4Fe-4S dicluster domain-containing protein: MANHEDRRDFLEKVASAVFAGMVLGGAKVEAQAPAGGVEPTPPPPFKISSEAQEDVLLRMQRDLQRALTKPIEERRWGMVIDTRKCVGCHACTVGCVMENKLPPGVVYRPVIDMEVGEYPNVDRKFLPRPCMQCDKPPCVPVCPVGATWKRKDGIVEIDYDACIGCRYCITACPYSARTFDFGENWTDAAAAGKDGPLALETGRIYEELPNFEYGETWERGEGIIPQSPVGNARKCTFCIHRVEKGVLPMCVTTCIGRATFFGDFNDPESLVSELIARNNAVRLKEELGTEPKVYYLV
- a CDS encoding PhnD/SsuA/transferrin family substrate-binding protein; this encodes MRRIAVLFLLVLAGCSPQLPSVRLGELDPTVPEVRVPDSGEALVVAVAGMLSPRASEPYRRLAAALAEKLGRDVVVLQRRTYADVLELLREGTAQVGFLCTLAAGKGVSEGYLRAVAAGVPYEYAPYRSVILTRADMQVRGLEDLANRRFAFVDPLSNTGFAWPQRYFRNRGVDARTFFSQTVFTYSHDRSIRALLDGFVDAAAVDGIVYFGLLKDDPGLERELRVLWESPEDPPPPLVVRSGLPQAQVNDLLAALTSLDKSLLSPLHIARFTPTDSAPYRRVWTQFLEEPHAAP